One window of Novosphingobium sp. P6W genomic DNA carries:
- a CDS encoding glutathione S-transferase, translating into MTEPVLYSFRRCPYAMRARLAVMVSGSRCYLREIKLSAKPAAMLEASPKGTVPVLVLPSGAVIEQSIDIMRWALARRDPEGWLARDDEALIAANDGPFKHDLDRYKYPERHEGDPAVHRESGAAFLRELDTRLAASPQLCGDARGITDAAIMPFVRQFAAVDRDWFDAQPLTHLQAWLAGHLASDLFAAIMVRPAPWSPGDAPLVFAG; encoded by the coding sequence TTGACTGAGCCGGTCCTCTACAGCTTTCGCCGCTGCCCTTATGCGATGCGGGCGCGGCTGGCGGTGATGGTCAGCGGATCGCGGTGCTACTTGCGCGAAATCAAGCTATCGGCCAAGCCCGCCGCGATGCTGGAAGCATCACCCAAGGGGACGGTGCCGGTGCTGGTGCTGCCTAGCGGCGCGGTGATCGAGCAGAGCATCGACATCATGCGCTGGGCGTTGGCCCGCCGCGATCCCGAAGGCTGGCTGGCGCGCGACGACGAGGCACTGATCGCCGCCAATGACGGCCCTTTCAAGCACGATCTCGACCGCTACAAATACCCCGAGCGTCATGAGGGCGACCCGGCCGTCCACCGGGAAAGCGGCGCGGCGTTCCTGCGCGAACTCGATACGCGGCTGGCCGCTTCGCCCCAGCTTTGCGGAGATGCGCGCGGCATCACCGATGCGGCGATCATGCCTTTCGTGCGCCAGTTCGCCGCCGTCGACCGTGACTGGTTCGACGCCCAGCCGCTTACGCATCTGCAGGCATGGCTGGCGGGGCACCTTGCATCGGACCTGTTCGCCGCGATCATGGTGCGCCCCGCGCCCTGGTCGCCGGGAGATGCGCCGCTGGTGTTCGCTGGCTGA
- a CDS encoding PLP-dependent aminotransferase family protein: MQKWLPDIVEADGPVYLAICAAIGRDLDSGRLNAGDRLPPQRDLAEALGIDTGTVSRAYAQARRLGLIDAEGRRGSFVRARAVIADTAEVAPFDTGMNLPPIPADSTFAGLFTATVQEVLQGPAAANRMQYQPAGGAPEDRLAGAAWLAASGIAADEDNVLVTSGAQTALHAVASAVLEPGDAVCTGPFVYPGWTAICRRRGIAIVPLAADGEGIDPDAFARACAASPIRAIYLVPSNDNPTAVSLGLERRRRIAEIARRHDVLIIEDDPYSRLGRSDVPSLAALAPERTWHVASLSKLISPALRIAYLRAPLLRDALRLATDTHETTVMPPPLNMAVCTQWLRSGAWARLVDEVRLECEARQAIVAAGLPVGSYRADAAGYHLWVPLGEETSAFELVSALRSLGVSVVSSEQFRVDPACGERAVRVSIGGSLDRQRLARALGVLDAMLHHRAGRASPLV; the protein is encoded by the coding sequence ATGCAAAAGTGGCTGCCGGATATTGTGGAGGCCGATGGCCCGGTCTATCTGGCGATCTGCGCCGCGATCGGGCGGGATCTGGATAGCGGGCGCCTGAATGCCGGTGACCGGCTGCCTCCGCAGCGCGATCTGGCCGAAGCGCTTGGAATCGATACGGGAACCGTCTCGCGCGCTTATGCGCAGGCGCGGCGACTGGGCCTGATCGACGCCGAGGGGCGGCGCGGCAGCTTCGTGCGGGCGCGTGCCGTGATTGCGGACACCGCCGAAGTCGCGCCGTTCGACACCGGCATGAACCTGCCGCCGATCCCGGCAGACAGCACCTTCGCGGGCCTGTTCACGGCCACCGTGCAGGAGGTGTTGCAAGGACCGGCGGCAGCGAACCGGATGCAGTATCAGCCGGCCGGCGGCGCGCCGGAGGACAGGCTTGCCGGGGCGGCGTGGCTTGCCGCATCGGGCATCGCGGCGGACGAGGACAACGTGCTGGTCACCAGCGGCGCGCAGACGGCGCTTCATGCGGTCGCCAGCGCCGTGCTGGAGCCGGGCGATGCGGTCTGCACCGGGCCGTTCGTCTATCCGGGCTGGACGGCGATCTGCCGTCGGCGCGGCATCGCCATCGTGCCGCTGGCGGCCGACGGCGAAGGCATTGATCCCGATGCCTTCGCGCGGGCCTGCGCGGCATCGCCCATCCGCGCGATCTACCTCGTACCGAGTAACGACAATCCGACAGCGGTGTCTCTCGGGCTTGAGCGGCGCCGCCGTATCGCCGAGATCGCGCGGCGGCATGACGTGCTCATCATCGAGGACGATCCCTATTCGCGGCTTGGGCGCAGCGACGTTCCTTCGCTGGCCGCGCTTGCGCCTGAGCGGACATGGCACGTCGCCAGCCTTTCCAAGCTGATCTCGCCGGCGCTGCGCATCGCGTACCTGCGGGCTCCGCTGCTGCGCGATGCCCTGCGGCTGGCTACGGACACGCATGAGACCACGGTAATGCCGCCGCCGCTGAACATGGCGGTGTGCACGCAGTGGCTGCGCAGCGGGGCATGGGCGCGGCTGGTGGACGAGGTGCGGCTGGAATGCGAAGCGCGTCAGGCCATCGTCGCGGCCGGTCTGCCTGTCGGGTCCTACCGCGCGGACGCGGCAGGGTATCACCTGTGGGTGCCGCTTGGCGAGGAGACATCCGCGTTCGAACTGGTGAGCGCCCTGCGCTCGCTGGGCGTTTCGGTAGTGTCGAGCGAGCAGTTCCGCGTCGATCCGGCCTGCGGCGAGCGCGCGGTGCGGGTTTCGATCGGGGGCAGTCTGGACCGGCAGCGGCTGGCGCGGGCGCTGGGCGTGCTGGACGCGATGCTGCACCACCGCGCGGGCCGGGCCAGCCCGCTGGTCTGA
- a CDS encoding DUF983 domain-containing protein has product MTDEHLAPTAPAEAEAAPGKGRWIFHCGLKGLCPRCGKGRMFRKWLKLNDKCPACDLSYDFAAPDDGPAFFSLCIVAFPLTFFAVWLQVKFEPPFWVHLLTSFPLLGIGCVVPLQYIKGWLVASQYVNKAQEAGTEKLWAQLNARAARPED; this is encoded by the coding sequence ATGACAGACGAACACCTCGCCCCCACCGCCCCCGCCGAGGCTGAAGCCGCGCCCGGCAAGGGCCGTTGGATATTCCACTGCGGCCTCAAGGGCCTGTGCCCGCGCTGCGGCAAGGGGCGCATGTTTCGCAAATGGCTGAAACTGAACGACAAGTGCCCTGCCTGCGATCTCAGTTACGATTTCGCCGCCCCGGACGACGGCCCGGCGTTCTTCTCGCTGTGCATCGTCGCGTTTCCGCTGACGTTCTTCGCGGTCTGGCTACAGGTCAAATTCGAGCCGCCGTTCTGGGTCCACCTGCTGACCTCGTTCCCGCTGCTGGGGATCGGGTGCGTGGTGCCGCTGCAGTACATCAAGGGTTGGCTGGTCGCCTCGCAATACGTGAACAAGGCGCAGGAAGCCGGAACGGAAAAGCTCTGGGCGCAGCTGAACGCCCGCGCCGCCCGCCCCGAAGACTGA
- a CDS encoding nuclease, which translates to MRLTALAAVSAIALAPTAAFAWGQTAHAVIDRAAIEAIPADGPVFLRKYEDYVAASATQPDAWRGDSENFSKIEEDPNHGWFREQFTFVKPIPRSRYEFVIALYKQYEKIKDSDPATAARTNVRWTGTLPYAAIEAYDRIVVCMRQVRAAQTAGTDATVAEQNCAFDVFRMGHYIGDGANPMHDSVNSDGWRGANPHGYTTDRTVHGRFESKFVDGIGLTVADIAPRIPAPGHIEGDMFDAVLAYLDHSGDKMEAVYKLEKRDGFAKFTDKDVREMVYERTSAGAAMLRDMLCRAWAESASPPAKVVPSPIDFANPKFNPETGSAPD; encoded by the coding sequence ATGCGCCTCACCGCCCTCGCCGCCGTCAGCGCCATCGCGCTTGCCCCCACCGCCGCGTTCGCCTGGGGCCAGACCGCCCATGCCGTGATCGACCGCGCCGCGATCGAGGCGATTCCCGCCGATGGCCCGGTGTTCCTGCGCAAGTATGAGGACTATGTCGCCGCCTCGGCCACCCAGCCCGACGCATGGCGCGGCGATTCCGAAAACTTCTCCAAGATCGAGGAAGACCCCAACCACGGCTGGTTCCGCGAGCAGTTCACCTTCGTGAAGCCGATCCCGCGCTCGCGCTACGAATTCGTGATCGCGCTCTACAAGCAGTACGAGAAAATCAAGGACAGCGATCCCGCCACTGCCGCGCGCACCAACGTTCGCTGGACCGGCACCCTGCCCTATGCCGCGATCGAGGCCTATGACCGCATCGTGGTCTGCATGCGCCAGGTCCGCGCCGCGCAAACAGCGGGCACGGACGCTACGGTGGCCGAGCAGAACTGCGCCTTCGACGTGTTTCGCATGGGCCACTACATCGGCGACGGCGCCAATCCGATGCACGATTCGGTCAACAGCGACGGCTGGCGCGGCGCCAATCCGCACGGCTACACCACCGACCGCACCGTCCACGGCCGCTTCGAAAGCAAGTTCGTCGACGGCATCGGCCTGACCGTGGCGGACATCGCCCCGCGCATCCCCGCGCCCGGCCATATCGAGGGCGACATGTTCGACGCCGTGCTCGCCTATCTCGACCATTCAGGCGACAAGATGGAAGCGGTCTACAAGCTGGAAAAGCGCGACGGTTTCGCCAAGTTCACTGACAAGGACGTGCGCGAGATGGTCTATGAACGCACCAGCGCGGGCGCGGCGATGCTGCGCGATATGCTCTGCCGCGCCTGGGCCGAAAGCGCATCGCCGCCGGCCAAGGTCGTGCCCTCGCCGATCGATTTCGCCAATCCGAAGTTCAACCCGGAAACCGGCTCCGCGCCGGACTGA
- a CDS encoding ROK family transcriptional regulator, translated as MQIPAFDKDQRRIIQELRKAGPLSRSALAARLEISGTALTRISRDMLNLGVVEEVPDIEVQGRGRPAVPLRLASKGGYAVGATAHKGVLDIALVDFAGDTIATHREDIAPIDPVEFARRVRMVTHDLVDRHHLLGRRMLGLGVAVPGPSLSPDNNRWSVVDDMPGWRGAPLREILSAELGWPLWIENDANVAAIAEFYLGGLMRDFSTVVVLLLGYGIGAGVIVDGRLVRGQFGVAGEVGCLFPGDRPRPSPLDLLSTLRVSGCDVSSVAEIDPSAASQRPVIEAWMDRAARQLEVVSNTAFAWLDPGAIVMAGALPGEILQGLADRLHRAELVTTVNDRRPPVQVSNVHGSPITLGAALLPIHALSAQS; from the coding sequence ATGCAGATACCCGCATTCGACAAGGACCAGCGGCGCATCATCCAGGAACTGCGCAAGGCGGGGCCGCTGTCGCGTTCGGCGCTGGCGGCGCGGCTTGAGATCAGCGGCACGGCGCTGACCCGCATCTCGCGCGATATGCTGAACCTGGGCGTGGTCGAGGAAGTGCCGGACATCGAGGTACAGGGGCGCGGCCGCCCGGCGGTTCCGCTGCGGCTGGCCTCGAAGGGCGGCTATGCGGTCGGCGCCACTGCCCACAAGGGCGTGCTCGACATCGCGCTGGTGGACTTCGCCGGAGACACCATCGCCACCCACCGCGAGGATATCGCGCCGATCGACCCGGTCGAATTCGCGCGGCGGGTGCGCATGGTCACGCATGATCTGGTGGACCGGCATCACCTGCTCGGACGGCGGATGCTGGGGCTGGGCGTGGCGGTGCCGGGGCCTTCGCTTTCGCCCGATAACAACCGCTGGAGCGTGGTGGACGACATGCCCGGCTGGCGCGGCGCGCCGCTGCGCGAAATTCTCAGCGCCGAACTGGGCTGGCCGCTATGGATCGAGAACGACGCCAATGTCGCCGCCATCGCCGAGTTCTACCTTGGCGGGCTGATGCGCGATTTCTCGACCGTGGTGGTGCTGCTGCTGGGCTACGGCATCGGCGCGGGGGTGATCGTCGACGGCCGACTGGTGCGCGGGCAGTTCGGCGTGGCGGGAGAAGTGGGCTGCCTGTTCCCCGGCGACCGGCCCAGACCCAGCCCGCTGGACCTGCTCTCCACCTTGCGGGTAAGCGGGTGCGATGTGTCTTCCGTGGCGGAGATAGACCCTTCCGCCGCCAGCCAGCGCCCGGTTATCGAAGCCTGGATGGACCGCGCCGCGCGCCAGCTCGAAGTGGTGAGCAACACTGCCTTTGCATGGCTGGACCCCGGTGCGATCGTGATGGCAGGCGCCTTGCCGGGCGAAATCCTGCAGGGCCTTGCAGACCGGCTGCACCGCGCGGAACTGGTCACCACCGTCAATGACCGGCGCCCTCCGGTGCAGGTATCGAACGTGCACGGCTCGCCGATCACGCTGGGCGCGGCGCTGCTGCCGATCCATGCGCTGTCGGCGCAAAGTTGA
- a CDS encoding TonB-dependent receptor, with translation MLKTVLATGTALAAICTVSIAPAYAQSASASPAAEAESAAQGDDIIVTGSTRAQRRFEASYAINTVSQEDFEKIAPVNFADLIGQLPGFQTEITGGEVQNIYRIRGLPNDGGFVSFQQDGLPLFHENDGVFFRGDAILKQDLMTDHVEVVRGGPAPVYASYSGAIINAITVTGSDVTRGKAQVTLGDTGLYRLDAYQAGALGERTYYAVGGFIRHHDGYRDNGFTNDKGGQIRANIKHETDNGFIKLNVNYVNDHNAFYLPIPTNNPLTGESLNKYIDYFEGTMNSPAFRNVNLKYRDGNGVIQSRNSDLSDGRHMQMLNFGAQYEGDFDGWLVSAKAGYTQGKLDFNAFYSTTNPADPAAFASGYLARANTAFGPVDHFGYVLAGTNTVYDPYAASGLVMQGQYRDIHSKFYSAQTNLSVAKKFETGFGSHDIKLGLYGSLYGEDSKTLYQNYLIEVAGQPRTLDLVAYNAAGAAIGTVTDNGVLNYAATLNQGDSDAKMYAVYANDTWEIVPGLRIDAGIRHERYNYKGWAALTESANLGDATTLADDTTRAFTGVILNQKLKTHATNWTVGANYDFNTHIGVYGRASHLETPPSVQTVMSINPTIITTKADQFEVGLKLASGRSYLYVTGFYTNFDPLNASFLAFDPTTGRNDVNIPFIGEAQVKGIEFDGAWSVTPWFTLNGALTVSDPKYKNFASSTGADPEQVEGNQIVRQPKVYGNIRPSFDFTTNGTDVSIYGRYTYMGKRFVDLYNNTALPSYGTVGAGLTLRRGTWQLQVVGDNLFNAHGLTEGNTRTDSLSGQGSAEAIYGRPIFGRNFRLVIGKSW, from the coding sequence ATGCTCAAAACCGTTCTCGCCACCGGAACCGCGCTTGCCGCGATCTGCACCGTTTCCATCGCGCCTGCCTATGCCCAGAGCGCCAGCGCCTCTCCCGCCGCCGAGGCCGAAAGCGCCGCGCAAGGCGACGACATCATCGTCACCGGCTCGACCCGCGCCCAGCGCCGCTTCGAGGCCAGCTACGCGATCAACACCGTGTCGCAGGAAGATTTCGAGAAGATCGCCCCGGTCAACTTCGCGGACCTGATCGGCCAGCTCCCCGGCTTCCAGACCGAGATCACCGGCGGCGAAGTGCAGAACATCTACCGCATCCGCGGCCTGCCCAACGACGGCGGCTTCGTCAGCTTCCAGCAGGACGGCCTGCCCCTGTTCCACGAGAACGACGGCGTGTTCTTCCGAGGCGACGCGATCCTCAAGCAGGATCTGATGACCGACCACGTCGAAGTGGTGCGCGGCGGTCCGGCTCCGGTCTACGCCAGCTATTCCGGCGCGATCATCAACGCCATCACCGTCACCGGCAGCGACGTGACGCGCGGCAAGGCGCAGGTGACGCTGGGCGACACCGGCCTCTACCGCCTCGACGCCTACCAGGCCGGCGCGCTGGGCGAGCGGACCTACTACGCAGTGGGCGGCTTCATCCGCCATCACGACGGCTACCGCGACAACGGCTTTACCAACGACAAGGGCGGCCAGATCCGCGCCAACATCAAGCACGAGACGGACAACGGCTTCATCAAGCTGAACGTCAACTACGTCAACGATCACAACGCCTTCTACCTGCCGATCCCGACCAACAACCCGCTGACCGGCGAATCGCTGAACAAGTACATCGACTATTTCGAAGGCACGATGAACTCGCCCGCCTTCCGCAACGTCAACCTGAAGTACCGCGACGGCAACGGCGTGATCCAGAGCCGCAACAGCGACCTTTCCGACGGCCGCCACATGCAGATGCTGAACTTCGGCGCGCAGTACGAAGGCGACTTCGACGGCTGGCTGGTCTCCGCCAAGGCTGGGTACACGCAGGGCAAGCTGGACTTCAACGCGTTCTATTCCACCACCAACCCGGCCGATCCCGCCGCCTTCGCAAGCGGCTACCTTGCCCGCGCGAACACGGCGTTCGGCCCCGTCGACCACTTCGGTTATGTGCTGGCCGGGACGAACACCGTGTATGATCCTTACGCCGCCTCGGGCCTCGTCATGCAGGGCCAGTACCGCGACATCCACTCGAAGTTCTATTCGGCCCAGACCAATCTCTCGGTCGCCAAGAAGTTCGAGACCGGCTTCGGCAGCCACGACATCAAGCTGGGCCTCTATGGCAGCCTCTACGGCGAAGACAGCAAGACGCTTTACCAGAACTACCTAATCGAGGTGGCCGGCCAGCCGCGCACGCTGGACCTAGTGGCCTACAACGCCGCCGGCGCCGCGATCGGCACCGTCACCGACAACGGCGTGCTCAACTATGCCGCCACGCTCAACCAGGGCGATTCGGACGCGAAGATGTACGCCGTCTACGCCAACGACACCTGGGAGATCGTGCCCGGCCTGCGCATCGACGCCGGCATTCGCCACGAACGCTACAACTACAAGGGCTGGGCCGCGCTGACCGAATCCGCCAATCTGGGCGATGCGACCACCCTGGCCGACGACACCACCCGCGCCTTCACCGGCGTGATCCTGAACCAGAAGCTCAAGACCCACGCCACCAACTGGACGGTCGGCGCGAACTACGACTTCAACACCCACATCGGCGTCTACGGCCGCGCCTCGCACCTTGAAACGCCGCCCAGCGTGCAGACGGTGATGAGCATCAACCCGACCATCATCACCACCAAGGCCGACCAGTTCGAAGTGGGCCTCAAGCTGGCCTCGGGCCGCTCGTACCTCTACGTCACCGGCTTCTACACCAACTTCGACCCGCTCAACGCCTCGTTCCTGGCGTTCGACCCGACCACGGGCCGCAACGACGTGAACATCCCCTTCATCGGCGAAGCGCAGGTCAAGGGCATCGAATTCGACGGTGCATGGTCGGTAACGCCGTGGTTCACGCTGAACGGCGCGCTGACGGTCAGCGATCCCAAGTACAAGAACTTCGCCAGCTCCACCGGCGCCGACCCTGAGCAGGTGGAAGGCAACCAGATCGTGCGCCAGCCCAAGGTCTACGGCAACATCCGCCCCAGCTTCGACTTCACCACGAACGGGACCGACGTGTCGATCTATGGCCGCTACACCTACATGGGCAAGCGCTTCGTCGACCTCTACAACAACACCGCGCTGCCTTCCTACGGCACCGTCGGCGCGGGCCTGACGCTGCGCCGCGGCACCTGGCAGCTTCAGGTGGTGGGCGACAATCTGTTCAACGCCCATGGCCTGACCGAAGGCAATACCCGCACCGACTCGCTGAGCGGCCAGGGCAGCGCCGAGGCGATCTACGGCCGTCCGATCTTCGGCCGCAACTTCCGCCTCGTCATCGGCAAGTCCTGGTGA
- a CDS encoding cyclopropane-fatty-acyl-phospholipid synthase family protein yields the protein MLAGLRNRNLSARLLQPADELWDRRLGVSTFGHHPGSGAPGDREWYLHYIPSPYRDIFDVLSLASLQEDDTVTDLGCGLGRVVFAASHRGARRAEGVELIPALASKAQSNRTTSHLRDRDIAFFQRNVLDHDLSGTTLIYMFHSFGHQIVAEVLDKARHNRRTVNAARPLRIAYVNPVCDDVIADAGWLRCLGSMPEKRQWLSSALHYRTTLWISTDC from the coding sequence ATGCTGGCCGGCCTTCGTAACCGCAATCTCAGTGCAAGGCTGTTACAGCCCGCTGACGAATTATGGGACCGGCGCCTTGGCGTCAGTACGTTCGGGCACCACCCCGGCTCCGGCGCTCCGGGCGATCGGGAGTGGTATCTTCACTATATCCCCTCCCCCTACCGCGACATCTTCGACGTGCTTTCCCTGGCCTCGCTGCAGGAGGACGATACCGTCACCGACCTGGGCTGCGGGCTGGGCCGCGTGGTCTTCGCCGCCAGCCATCGCGGCGCCCGGCGGGCAGAAGGCGTGGAACTGATCCCGGCGCTGGCCAGCAAGGCGCAGAGCAACCGGACGACCAGCCACCTGCGCGACAGGGACATCGCCTTCTTCCAGCGCAATGTCCTGGACCACGACCTGAGCGGCACGACCCTGATCTACATGTTTCACAGCTTCGGCCACCAGATCGTCGCCGAAGTGCTGGACAAGGCAAGGCACAACCGCCGCACGGTCAATGCCGCCCGCCCCTTGCGCATCGCCTACGTGAACCCGGTATGCGATGACGTGATCGCGGATGCAGGATGGCTGCGCTGCCTCGGCAGTATGCCTGAAAAGCGCCAATGGCTGTCCAGCGCGCTGCATTATCGCACGACGCTATGGATATCGACTGACTGCTAG
- a CDS encoding rhodanese-related sulfurtransferase, producing the protein MHDPVRVAALYRFTRFEDCAALRAPLESLCRDHGIRGTLLLAHEGINGTIAGSAEGIDAVLAHIRTLPDCADLDVKLSGAETMPFHRMKVRLKREIVTMGEPNIDPLAVVGTYVEPQDWNALIADPDTIVIDTRNDYEVAVGTFEGAIDPKTATFRDFPEWFRSERERLLGEGKPPKVAMFCTGGIRCEKSTAFLKQEGVEDVYHLKGGILKYLETVPEEDSLWRGECFVFDQRVTIGHGLTPGSHALCHACRRPVNAEDQASPLFEEGVSCPACHAERSDEQRASYRERHRQEALAAMRGVAHVGAVRGVD; encoded by the coding sequence ATGCATGACCCAGTTCGCGTGGCCGCCCTGTACCGCTTCACCCGCTTCGAGGACTGCGCCGCCCTGCGCGCGCCTCTCGAAAGCCTGTGCCGCGACCATGGCATCCGCGGCACGCTGCTGCTTGCCCACGAAGGCATCAACGGCACCATCGCCGGCAGCGCTGAGGGCATCGACGCGGTGCTGGCCCATATCCGCACCCTGCCGGACTGCGCGGACCTCGACGTCAAGCTCTCGGGCGCGGAGACGATGCCGTTCCACCGCATGAAAGTGCGCCTCAAGCGCGAGATTGTGACCATGGGCGAGCCAAACATCGACCCGCTGGCGGTCGTCGGCACATATGTCGAGCCGCAGGACTGGAACGCCCTGATCGCGGACCCGGACACCATCGTGATCGACACCCGCAACGACTACGAAGTGGCGGTCGGCACCTTCGAAGGCGCGATTGATCCCAAGACCGCCACCTTCCGCGACTTCCCCGAATGGTTCCGCTCCGAACGCGAGCGGCTGCTGGGTGAGGGCAAGCCGCCCAAGGTCGCGATGTTCTGCACCGGCGGCATCCGCTGCGAGAAATCGACCGCCTTCCTCAAGCAGGAGGGCGTGGAAGACGTCTATCACCTCAAGGGCGGCATCCTGAAGTACCTGGAAACGGTGCCCGAGGAAGACAGCCTGTGGCGCGGCGAATGTTTCGTATTCGACCAGCGGGTGACCATCGGCCACGGGCTGACGCCGGGCAGCCATGCCTTGTGCCACGCCTGCCGCCGCCCGGTGAACGCCGAGGATCAGGCCTCTCCGCTGTTCGAGGAAGGGGTGAGCTGCCCCGCCTGCCACGCCGAACGCAGCGACGAGCAGCGCGCGTCCTACCGCGAACGCCACCGCCAGGAAGCCCTCGCCGCGATGCGCGGGGTTGCCCATGTGGGCGCGGTGCGCGGCGTTGACTGA
- a CDS encoding DUF535 family protein has protein sequence MWILKIAQYLIFYPVAAMSSISAILLYIGWLFRSSNVVAKGGLVSTTLQRIQFIYAGWRHQDLLDPRADARKAAPFHRRMKARPSMLDAVIRPYQSTNWNTRTRLTKLLAHYEAMVKLRWLFDPHEDREVTLCLLADVHPGLRLVLDEAIWFKDEGPMVISLFLDADRIFSIAFALREEDGGLVAHVGAVQGRSPRDLPGILERYRELTRAAHGMRPRDLLIELFRTLCASLAVSRILLVSDAYQQHRDPYFGQSRNDVRACYDDVWLERGAVRIDETMFELPLYANLRTPDQIPPRKRGLYRRRYDMLATISRRMTETLAHLAGRV, from the coding sequence ATGTGGATTCTGAAGATCGCACAATATCTCATCTTCTATCCGGTAGCGGCAATGTCGAGTATTTCGGCAATACTTCTCTATATCGGGTGGCTGTTCCGTTCATCCAATGTCGTGGCGAAGGGCGGACTTGTCAGTACAACCCTGCAGCGCATCCAGTTCATCTATGCCGGATGGCGCCATCAGGACCTGCTTGACCCCCGCGCCGACGCGCGCAAAGCCGCTCCCTTCCACCGGCGCATGAAGGCCCGGCCCAGCATGCTGGACGCCGTCATCAGGCCCTACCAGTCCACCAACTGGAACACGCGCACCCGGCTGACCAAGCTGCTTGCCCACTACGAAGCCATGGTGAAGCTGCGATGGCTTTTCGATCCGCATGAAGACCGCGAAGTCACCTTGTGCCTGCTGGCCGATGTCCACCCCGGGCTGCGGCTGGTGCTGGATGAGGCCATCTGGTTCAAGGATGAGGGACCGATGGTCATCAGCCTGTTCCTCGATGCCGACCGCATCTTCTCGATCGCCTTCGCCCTGCGCGAGGAGGATGGCGGCCTTGTCGCTCATGTCGGCGCGGTGCAGGGACGCAGCCCCCGGGACCTGCCGGGCATCCTCGAACGCTACCGTGAACTGACCCGCGCAGCCCACGGCATGCGCCCGCGCGATCTGCTCATCGAACTGTTTCGCACCTTGTGCGCCAGCCTTGCGGTGTCCCGCATCCTCCTCGTATCGGATGCGTACCAGCAGCACCGCGATCCCTACTTCGGCCAGAGCCGGAACGATGTGCGGGCCTGCTACGACGACGTCTGGCTGGAGCGCGGCGCCGTGCGCATCGACGAGACGATGTTCGAACTGCCGCTATATGCCAACTTGCGCACGCCGGACCAGATCCCGCCGCGCAAGCGCGGCCTCTATCGGCGCCGCTACGACATGCTGGCAACCATTTCGCGCCGGATGACCGAAACCCTGGCGCATCTGGCCGGGCGCGTGTGA
- a CDS encoding YdcF family protein: MAALSLTSAPAFAGAERDTVTESLSGRLFPLLDTLGRNPAALDALKARPEVATMLQARAARRDACAQNLVCTAQAMVWTAPETEALARTLADAAQTSASTADDGAAAQARREIEGINTVVRTYGLGQPAGYAQIDGAGMVDPQEIQSRLQAAVWLSQTPRGNSAQGLDPSADFALALLDGSDRTDAIGFEPLTGGLNAAAMKRAKSLDWKRWRYSAMIVTGVGPEVEGMALSPFGKYHLRLAANRFASGDAPFIIVTGGRAHPRATPFTEAVEMRKALMTRYGVPADAILIEPYARHTTTNLRNATRLLMTMGAPLEKNTLIVCNPGQSAAISSPQFVQRNLTELGYEPGKVGQRLSPTELEFSPSPLSARVDPRDPLDP; this comes from the coding sequence ATGGCTGCGCTTTCCCTCACGTCGGCCCCGGCTTTTGCCGGGGCTGAAAGGGACACCGTGACGGAAAGCCTGTCAGGCCGACTGTTCCCGCTGCTGGACACGCTGGGCCGTAATCCTGCCGCTCTCGACGCGCTCAAGGCGCGGCCGGAAGTGGCGACCATGCTGCAAGCCCGCGCCGCGCGGCGCGACGCTTGCGCGCAGAACCTCGTCTGCACTGCGCAGGCCATGGTCTGGACGGCGCCAGAAACCGAAGCGCTGGCCAGGACCCTGGCAGATGCGGCGCAGACATCCGCATCGACGGCGGATGACGGCGCCGCCGCACAGGCCCGCCGCGAGATCGAGGGCATCAACACGGTCGTGCGCACCTATGGTCTTGGCCAGCCTGCCGGTTACGCCCAGATCGACGGTGCCGGCATGGTCGATCCGCAGGAGATCCAGTCGCGCCTGCAGGCCGCCGTGTGGCTGTCCCAGACCCCGCGCGGCAATTCAGCGCAAGGCCTCGACCCCAGCGCGGACTTCGCGCTCGCCCTGCTAGACGGCAGCGACCGCACCGATGCGATCGGCTTCGAGCCGCTGACCGGCGGCCTCAACGCCGCCGCCATGAAGCGCGCGAAATCGCTCGACTGGAAGCGCTGGCGCTACAGCGCGATGATCGTCACCGGGGTTGGCCCCGAAGTGGAGGGCATGGCGCTCAGCCCCTTCGGCAAGTACCACCTGCGCCTTGCCGCGAACCGTTTCGCGAGCGGGGACGCGCCCTTCATCATCGTCACCGGCGGCCGCGCCCACCCGCGCGCCACGCCCTTCACCGAGGCGGTGGAGATGCGCAAGGCCCTGATGACACGCTACGGCGTGCCCGCCGATGCCATCCTGATCGAGCCTTACGCCCGCCACACCACCACCAACCTGCGCAATGCCACGCGCCTGCTGATGACGATGGGCGCGCCGCTGGAGAAGAACACGCTGATCGTGTGCAATCCGGGCCAGAGCGCGGCCATCTCAAGCCCCCAGTTCGTCCAGCGCAACCTGACCGAACTGGGCTACGAGCCGGGCAAGGTCGGCCAGCGCCTTTCCCCCACGGAGCTGGAATTCAGCCCCTCCCCCCTATCGGCCCGCGTCGACCCGCGCGACCCGCTGGACCCCTGA